CCTCCTCTCTTTGTCATCATGATTTATTCTAGATGGTGCTTTTGTTTGCTGCTTCAAAGGAACAGCCTTATCTCACGTTGGTGTGCCATTTTCAGCGGCAGTGTAGGAGGTTTGGTTGCATCTGTCGCACGGAAGCTTTTTTTAGCTGGTTTTTGGTCGCCTGCACTGCCACAGACTTTACCTCAGCAAAACCATTAGGCCTCCAGATACATGATCCTTGACGGACACAAGCTGTAAACCTGAACTGGCTCTTCAACAGTTTGCTAGATGACCGAATGATGTCTATATATAAAACACAGTCATACCACAATGATAATGACTGCTAAAGATGTTTGGTCACACTTAGAGGCAGAAGCTCAGGAGATAGtgaatgaaaatgttttttCAAATGGAAATATGTTCCCATGGTGTTTTTTAAGCCtttaagctgtaagctctttccACTGGCTAGCTTTATACACTCATCTCTCTTATGGGGAAATGTAACTCTTTTCCTGGTAATGGGATTATGAGATAGTATTGCTGTTCCATTGGTATCACTGACTTTTTATTGTGTTTAAAAAGTACACCTTTTGATatgttttgggtgtgtgtgtttgtttatgtttgcacTAACTAGTGATTTACATGGTGGCTGGTTTTGCATGTGATCAGTTGCTGTGCCCATAGGGGCTGTACATGTGGTATCAGAGGTGATGTCATCTAATGGAagatgtgtgtgtccctcttgATCTCTttcagtatgtgtttgtgtcactgCTGTCCAGGGATAGTGTTTATGATGTATTGAGGCGGATTTGCACACACCTTCAGGTACCATTCAATTAAATATGTCATGTATCTGTTGCCAGTTTTGTAGCTATATAAAGACAGGCAATTTAATCAAACCTCTCAAATCTCTTTTAGGTCAATGGCAAGAAAAGTCTCAGTCTCAAGCAGTTTATGGAGGAACCCAACTCCTTATCTCTGGTGAGCCTTGGACTCCTTGCTTGTGTTCCCGTGGCTTCACTATCTGTGAGAACAAcatatttgatttttttttactaactaTGTTTATTAGTTTATTAATATTACAATTGACAGTACACAGTAAGAGTAACATATATTGTAAGATGCAATGTATTCCTAAAGAAGCTCTTTGTCTCTTTAAGTGCAAAACATAATTTACACAAGATCTATATGCCACAATAAGATAGCTGCACATTGACCTATTCAGAAGCATTTAAACCATTGTATATTGTGCAACTATGTAGAATTAAACTCAATTTTAACAACTGACACAACCCAACTAACTCGCACACTACCACTGCTCGGTAACTGAATTTCACACAGGAAGTTTCCCAAGATGTAGATACAGACGTTCACAGCTGATTACATGAAGCAATAAGAGCTCTGCTGGTATATGGCAGTGAAATAGTGACCCTTACATCACTTAACACCAAACTTATGCAATGTGATTTACCATTAGTCAATGTAAACAGCGGAGGTGACAACATCAACAGTTACAGTTATAACTGTAACACCCACACATTCCAAATGATGAGAAGTAGTCACATAAAGAGGTAGTCACATAGTCACACAGACATTCATTCATACATGCTCAGTCTGACTGTTTTTAGTCTGACCTTATCCCACGAAGATGTAAGATAACTTATATGCAGGAAAACTACTGAAGCTGTATCTGTTTTGATATCTCAACTAAATCCCAAACTGACTCATTGCCAAGTTGCCTAAAGCAGACGAAAGACTAAAGCAGAATACTGATTCTGTTTCTCCCAGAGAGGCATCAGATGTCTCCTTGACTCTGACCTCAGTGCTGCCATCTAGTGTCTCAACCAGTGTAGTATTTGATGAAAGACATTTTCCTTTTGTATTTACTCATAAATTATGCACATTATATATACTGATAATCATTCAGTGCATTTAAGCgaattatttttttgtatttactcATTCCTATTATCTTCGTGTTCCTATGCAGAACCACATAGAAAGACAGATTTTCCATTACCATTTTTAATTTCATCATGTGTATGCATTGAATAGTGACTTGCTTTGTCTCCACATATGTGCTCATGCCTCtctcccaaaccccccccccccccccccccccccccaacacacacacacacacacacacacacacacaccctccatctCCATCCAACCAGGACGAGTTCCCGGTCCCGGATGAGTTCCCCGTAGCGGAGGAGTTCCCCCCAGTGCTGAAGTGGAGGCGGAAGCCGTCTGTGGCCTCGGTCTCCTCCTCGCTCCCAGACCTGCTGGGCAACTCGGCCAGCAGCCTCAGTGCCGTGGACACGCCTTTCCAGACAGATGAGCCACTGGAGGGtgaggatggacacacacacacacacacacacacacacacacacactcacacacacacacacacagacacaacacacaacacacaacaatacCCAAACACACCTGTGGCTCCTCTCCAGGGGATATGTGGGcatgaaacataaacacactcaccacaTCACACAGTCCAACCTTTATCTGAAGAATAGCTATCCATCCAGCTTTAAATCGAACGTAGTCACTTATACGGTTTTAGTGAAGAGGACGATCAAATCTATTGTAATCGACTTGTGTTTGCCATTAATTCTCTCTAATGCTCACACATATGATTGTGATTGTTCACTCATGTGAACAGTTTAGCAGCTATAATCAACTTCACTTAACTTCACCTCACTTATCTTGCTTGCTGGtagatgttttgtttttcaaatcaagtattggcaatttccccCAGTCTACCCACATGTGAGCTGGAGATGAATATGATGCTATTTGGATTGTTTGTGCAGCTTAGTCTGCATGCTGTCCTGATCGTCAGCGCCAGTAAAGCCACAGCACGTGTGGGGGAGGAACAAGCGCCGCTCTGTTTGATTCGATCCGTCCGTGTTACGCAATGGCAGATTAGGCCGACATAGAGATTTTTTCATGATAGAGCTGGAATTAAATAGGCCTGTTGCATCTGCAACTGAATGCTGTCaactgctgtgtgcatgtgcctgtgtgcatgtgcatgtttgtgtgtgggtgtgtctgtctttctaaATGTCTCCattgttaatggattttttagACCAATTTGTTCCCATTGTAGGTCTACCCTCCACCGGTGCAAACAGGCCTTATGTTGAAAGGAGTAGATCACATGTTATCTCTTGAATGGGTCCGTTTTTGCctgtatttgttttgtgtttgcatgcttGTGGTTGTGTAAGCGAGCTTGGGCCAGAGTCTAgttcaagtaaaaaaaaaaaaaaaaaaacttcacctGCTTAGCCAACAAAAAAGGTTATATCAGTTCCCACGCCAGCAAAAAACCTACTAAAGGTCAGGACCTATTTTTTTACCAGCAGGGAAAAAGCTTCTGTCTGAATTAGGGAATTAGGACTGAATAGTGTACGGCTAGTGCTAACCCAGTTGTGACTGTGATCCATGTGCTTTGTATTTGTTCTCCAGAGAGCGGCCTGGAGACAGACAAGATCTTGCTCACAGAACCGGTTCCGGAACTGGGCCAGATGGAGTACCAGCTGCTGAAGTTTTTCATCCTACTGTGAGTTGGGTTAAACTCTGGCTCAGGGGAACAGTAAATCTGCTGACTagtgctctttctttctccttctctctctctctctctttctctctctctctctctctctctctctatctttctatctctgtGTTAATCTAATTTTTCAGTCTTGGTTCCTCCCCTGCAGCATACAGAAGCTGGCCTTTTAATATTAATGTGCTGAACGGTGTGATATTAATGTTTGAACATTTAATACATTTATCATGGGTTTTAAAAAATCCACCCCATGCCCTGCTCAGTGTTCTTTGTAGGAAAGCATGTATACCTCTGGGATATTACATGGATGATGGATGATTTTGTTTCATTCctgttctctgtctctgttcttAAGGGAATATACCATATATGAGTATTTAATTATCACTGAGAACGGATGTTTCCCTTTAAGGATATGGTGGTAGAGTTACTAGGCAGATTTTGTAACAGGGCTCTATCAGACCCCAATGTTGCCATCTAGTGTTTAGGCTGATGCAGTGCATTGTTCTTCATTTTTATGTATTCTAATTTTACAGACGAGATTTCCCCAAAAAATGAACAATGTGGATGTACTAATATAACCCTCCTTTTTCCCTTCCCCTCTTAAtctatctccttctctccctccctctctctctccttctctctatctctctctctccctctctcctcctctctctctctcctctctctccctctctcctcctctctctctctcctctctctccctctctctctctgcatatttgtctccatttctctctctctgacttttttttttctgcaggaTCATTCTTCTCATCCTGTCCTCCTGTTACCTAGCCTTCCGTGTGTGCAGCCTTGAGCAGCAACTGTCGTTCCTCAACCACAACCCAGCCCTCACCCTAAGGGAAAGGTACTGATCCGACTGCAGCTGTCGCTAAATAATACACGTGCATCATGGGAGATTTAATTTACTGCGGTTCACATGGAACATTCAGTGTGTAATGGGGATAGTATCAAATGAAATATAGAGCTGCTCTCACATTGTTTtgtaaggggaaaaaagaatgtGCAGTGTTACAGTAGTTTCTCCTCCGATTGCATCATATCTAGTGAGCACTCAGACATCACAGCTCGCTTCTCTCCTTTGTTCTGCTACTTTACCATCATACCCACATCGTATCCCCTGACATTTAATGTTCAGATTTTTTATACTGTGTCAACATCTGTTTTTGCAGATAACTCGGGGCTTGAGTTTGCCACTGGAAGGAAGAGCCTACCTGCACAGGCCCCTTGCTGTCTTTGATCATGTCAAGACTATGCAAAATACGGCCCTTTTATTTATTGAAGATTTCCTGCAGTTTAGAGTGGAATTATACTCCATCACTGTAGTTTGATCATTGTTTCACAGAATAAgctgggagaaaaaaaaaaacagaaaaagaggcCCTTAGGTAAATCATTCTTCTGTTATCTTTCATTTTATCCTTACACTGTTAAGCTGGATTGGATCGAACAGCCGTCTCTGCTGTGCCCAAAGATGTTCCATGATGATAATAATGCCAATGGAACACTAAAGGGGTCTGAtcgatctcacacacacctctggctgCCTTTTAACATATACCGTATGTAATCCTTCCATTTCAAATCCTCTGGAGATTCCGAGCAATAATAACGTCATAAAGATATACATATCTAGAAACCAGCAATCATGACCTCTGTCAGACTCATCTTGAACTGAGACAGTTGATAATCCGTGTAGTCACAGACAGTGTGAAGACTGGGCAACGAAACACTGGTCAACTAATAGGAAACTGGAACTGCATAGGATGGTCAATGAGAGAAAACGGAAACCTAGATCCTTTGGGCTACCGTCATCTGTGGTGGACACAAGATGTGTTATTGCACTGTATAGAAACAATTATGTTAGTCCTCACAGTAGTGAAAATACTTCATGTTTAACGGCAAGGCTGATGTAACATGTAGTTATTATTACCACTACCAAGTCAGGTTGAGCTACCTGTGTGGATATCATAGCTGAGTACATCTATCATAGACATTTCATAGAGACATAGCTGAGGTACAGCACTGGACTAATCAGGGTTAAGAATAGGATGGAATAGAATAATGATgctaaaaatatgtattttgtttttttagatGTAATCTAGAAGTGGGCTGCACATAATCTTCTTGTTGTCCACCTCAGTGAGTTTGCACAGACAGGCTAGTTATTAGACCAAGGCATAAGGAGGTGTTAGCCCTATTCTTTTGTTCCTGATATGCCAAGTTTAGAACTCCTGCCTGTCCttataatttatttaaattataCTCACCCACACACCGTGTATTTCAACTGCCAAATTAGAACCTCAATATGTTGGCATAGCTTGGACCCCATAAACAGATTTcagctttttttatttgttttgtgagGCTTGTTAAGTTGTATATGTTGTTCCTATATTGCATATGCAATGCAAAGATGTCACAGAAAAATCTACTGTATATTTCAAAAGAACTATTGATGACATAGGAAAGGACCTGTTTTTTACAGAGTGCTTGGGCTGTTGTTAAGACAGAGTTTACGGTCCAGTCCTGGAaggtgtatgcgtgtttgcaCTGAAGTGAATGTACACTGCTCAGTTTGAAACAAGAATAATGCAAATATCAAGTGCTGGATCACAAACATTTTCAGAAATTTCACTGAAGTTAAACATTTGAAGTTGGAagatacatttgaacatttcaGAATTGTTTGCCTCATATTGATGTCCCTGGTTGTTCTTGTATCCCCtccactctctttttctttgcacacacaacacacatcaggAGCCTTGTATGAACCTTGTCTCCGTGTCAAGTATTAAATAAGCAGTTCTACTGTAGGCTGTGGTTTTCTTTTCCGATCTACTGTCGTACACACGTGTAACATTTCAATTGTACTAGTTCTTTCAACTACTCATTAAATGTTACTGACACAATCTAATAAAAGCCATTTGATCCAGATACGTCTGGAAAAACagtgtcagaaatgtagtgatCATTTTTTAGATCAGTGCTTATAAAGAGTCATAAACATCAAATAAAGTTTTACCATCAACTCCAGTGCTGTCCAAGTCTGTTGACACTAGTGCTACATTTTTAACAGAATACATAGTTGGCTGATTATATAGAGTGAGgtgcctctatgtgtgtgtgtgtgtgcatctgtgctcatgtatgtgtgtgtgcgtgcatgcatctgtgctcatgtatgtgtgtgtgtgtgtgcgtgcatgcatctGTGCTCATGTATGTGGGGGAGcagtttgtctttgtctttacTTTACCGTTGTGTATTGATAGTCTCCAGAGACGACATGAGAGCGACAGTGCAGTGCATCCACACGTGAAGGCTGAGAGCCCTGGGGCTACGAGCCTCTGAATGGGTTCCATATGCGCAGCGATCCGCTTATCAGCCATTTATGGCAGTTCTGCTGTACCACTGCAGCATACCACACtttacaagcacacatacacacagagagagagagacatccatctaaaggaagagagacaaaacaccaagaaactgacagcaacactgtggcctactggttagcgcttcggacttgtgaccggagggttgccagttcgaaccccgaccagtaggcacggctgaagggcccttgagcaaggcacctaacccctcactgctccccgaacgccgctgttgttgcaggcagctcactgcaccgggattagtgtgtgcttcacctcactgtgtgttcactgtgtgctgagtgtatttcactaattcacggattgggataaatgcagagaccaaatttacctcacaggatcaaaagagtatttatacttatactatacacgGTCCTCTGGTGAGCACCACTTCAGCTCTTTCATGCTAGTCCCGAGCACAGATGCACTCTCCTCACTGTTTAGCATCCTCTCTCCCTGGTGTAGAGAGGTTTTGTAATGTCTTTTAAGGTAAATGAATAATTCATGTCAAACCCTAGACTAACACTTAAGGGCTGCTTGGCTGACAGCTTAGGGAAATATTGTGTTTCTCAGGAACAATGGGGATGTAGATATCTCATAACATTCATGTTTTCGTCATGACAACAGCCCATCTGGCTAAGCAAAAAATATTTCAGTGATACAATGGCAAAATAACATTCTCAATTTATTGGCTGTTTATGAAAGTGGTGttgaaaaacaaatatatataagCCTTCCTGGAAGTAATGTTCTCACTCTGCTTTCAGTCATGATGATGTCTTTAGAGGTCAGTATTTGATGTCCTTTACTGGCTCTGATAGTATGACTGACTGTGTAGGGGGATGACAACTCTCATCTGGGACTGGGGGCTCAGCTGCTAGACACTGTGCATAGTGCCTTAATTGAGATCAGTTTCCAGATGACTTACTGCGCAGAGCCTCTGACAAACGTCCCTCAGCTCCATCTAGGAAGAGCAGCTGAACAGTGTGGTTGGGAATCCAAAATAGAGAGAACAAAACAATTCttatactgttttttttattccttttagagagagagacagaaaatcaaaaaaaaaattttgtttttctgtataTCATTCATTCTGTAGTAATGTCTGATATTTGAAAATCTGTTTCCTGTAGACCTTTGTGAAATTGTTTTTGCCTGGCAGTCCCATGTGTTTTCCTTTATCAAAGACTGTAGTTCCCTTTATGGACACAGGGTGGAGCCATACCTCTCTCTATCCACCTTGCCATCCATTCTTCAAAAACACGCCCTGTGATGCTTTAGTCACTTCCATCCCAGGTCCATGTTGTTCTCATGTTATTCATTCCTTGTGTTGTCCTTCATCTAtgatgcattatttatttaaatcagcattttgaagagagagagggggggggggggggggtgttgagttCATGTTTTTCAGGTCTGCAAGATGTTAAACTGGCTACTACTTGATTCGCTGGGGGCTGTTTGAGGAATGCTGTTAATTGCCATGTTGCAGAGAGGGGTCTGTGGAGCAGCTGACCCTTAAGAGAGGGGCTGATGTGCAGGAGCACGTCACAAGGCCCATCTAGCCCTGGAGCACGGAGCCCAGAGACCAGGCCAGGCTCTCAGATGTAGCAGCGCCCCAGGAGAGCTCCAGACTGCTCtgtggatcacacacacactgtgttattAAACCAAGGTACTGCAGTTCTCCTTTTGCATGTGACCACAGGTCATATCATTACAAATTATAGGAATACACATTCAAGTGTTAACAAAAGAGACAAATATCCTCTTAGTGACCAGGCTTTATGAACAGTGAAATTGTGTATAGGAAACAGTCATATAAACAGTAATGAAACTGTCACTGTCTAGTGATTATTACAAGTGAAGCCAAGAATATGCCATTTTGTCCGCAGACTGCAAAACATTGGTATTTACTCAACGTTCTGTCTGAAGATGACAAACACAGTTTGTTCTTTCCACATTCCATTTCATATGTGATCCAGAGACTACTACAAGTCAGAGGATGTGCCTTAGGGTAAAAATCCACCCAACTCTAATTGACAGTCACTCCCTTTGTGTAACCACTCTGAAAAATAAGTGTGACTGTCGTGCTGCAACACCATATAGGAAGTGTTAGCTGGCAGGGGCGGGCAGCTTGTTAATGTTTATCACCCTGCTGGAACAGACTGTGCCCCTCCCTATGTGACAGGGACTCCTCTGTCACACATTTCATACATACTCGCCGGTCTGTCACAGAAACGGTTTAGAGCATTGCTGCAGAGGGAGGAAACAATGATAACCATTTATTTACCACAACCTAAAATTCTGCAAGTATATGAAAAGTTTGGTTCCAATACGCTATATCTtcctttttaaaaaacattaaaaagtcatgtaatttaattgtgtattgtcaataaaattgcagttgtatttttttgattgagtaaagataaatcaaacaaCAATACCCAactacagttctactgaaattacgtggaaaacaaaatgtgaaaataaatatttatgaaaattcattaaaatggagaatatagtgttttggaaccaaactcttcagtTTCACAAGAAGTATTTTGTTCAGTCTGTAAATTCATAGTGAAAGGGGTACACTGAGGGCAGTCTATAGCAATGGTTGTTTGAGATATTTTGCCATCACGTGGGATTGTTATTTTGTCCACCATTACAAATGTCAGCATGAAAGAATTATAGTTTCAATCAAAAGGATGTAGAGTTTTTTGCTTCAGTTACAGTGTCAAATACTTCCTTAAGGAGACAAAATAATTGAGTTTAAAATGGTTTCGAATGTCTGTGGTTGCTTTTCATATGACCTCAGGTTAAAAACCTGACAAGCCTCCCTCGAAGCAAAATAGAAAATAACACTACCGCCAAAGCACCAGTGTGCAGACTAGTCATAAATGTCAACCAGTAAAACGTCACGCAAGACTTTGAAATGTTTTTCACAACATTTACTCATTCACACAAGTTTGGCTGCTGggatggatggggggggggggggggcgggggtagTGTGAAAGGGGGCTCAAGTTTTAAGTTAAGAATGGGGCCAGCTCCCCTTTGAAAACAGATAATGTGAAACACCTGAAGGTCCTGTAGGAGAGCTCTGGTTCTTGGAAGACATTCCACAAACACTATAATTTTACTGCTGTAATTACACACAGCTTTTGCAAATAAAGATCATAGAATAAGCAGGGCAAATGTATTAGTTAGCATATGCCAGGCACAATCAGTCTGAGGTGCCTTGGAAACAGATAAACATGTCTCGTTTGAACAGCTTTTGGTTGATAGTTTAGCTTTACTTAAGCTTTCACCTAAATCTAGTCCTCTTCCTAAATATAATATGTatatcttctttttttctgtccgaTAATGTGCTTATACTAACCTTAAAGCACTTTGTTGTATTCCTGTGAATACATTTAAGGAGAAAGGTTGTGACCTCTAAACTGTCTGTTAGTTACACCCATAGTAACCCATGatttgttttggggggggggggggaataagaAGGGCTTTTAGTGCCAAAAATATGAATTGCTGGTGTCCAGTGTTGGCCTCACAGACAGCCACACCCCTTGAGTGACGTAAGATGTGGGATTTTTTGATTTTGTCATAACTATGATACTCCTGTGTTCTGCTATCACAGTATGGAGTGTTGTTTTTCCTGGCAGGCGCCAAAGTGCATCTGTGAAAAAAGAGTTTGGAACAGCCACTGAAATGCATCAGACTTTGACTTTAGTCCGATTTGGTGGAGCCATTAATTTAATCCATATTTTGGCTGGAAAGGTTCAGAATCATTTCAAAATGTGCATATAGACGTGCCAAAACAACTTGGTCTATTTAGTGAACCTGCGTTTGAAATGCCTGCATTATAGAGGGACTGAACATTGTACATATGTTGTAGTGACATCCAAAACTCACACCATGATGCGCAGCCAAAAATAAAGTGTGAACAGAATTGCCCTTATACACAGTTCAACTTTGCAGTTCCACTCCACTGCATCATTTAATCTTCTAACACTGTTCCGCTCAAAAATTACCGATTTACTcattccctgtaccataaatatgacatttttcatcagattgcctcaagatcaaaaggcttttgaacacatagaatttattttgactactttctttaaattttgagtgatttattcaacgtagaaacactttttttgtttacggtcaaaaatgaccgccataggaaatgaatgggaaaaagtatacatttcatccaggagataaaagatatctccttacacacactcctacaacttaccaccaatgttcccacacacatgcatgcatgcacacacagaagcacacacacccacacacacacacaaacagacacgcatacagtactcacacatgtacacccactcacagacacagacacacacacacacacacactcagtacatgttgtcagttcatgttgtcatgttgccacttgtccGCACACATAGGCATTTACACACATACGTGAATAGGGGTGAACAgaaacccacccacacacacataaacagacacacacacacacacatgtacacccactcacacacacataacacacacacactcacacacactcacacacagttcatgttgtcatgttgccacttgtgtatgtaaaccaccaatgtttgcacacacaggcatgcacgcacacacagaaacacacacacatcacacacacaccacaccacacacacacacacaaacagacacatacacacacacacacagttgttgttgccacatgtgCAGGAAAACcaccaatgtttgcacacacatgcattttcacacacggaaacactcacacccacacaaacagacacacaaacagacacacacacacgtacacccactctctctctctctctctttctctctctcacacactcacacacacacacagttcatgttgtccgttcatgttgtcatgttgccactgtgcatgtgaaccaccagtGTCCGCACACATTCACGCGCAgaaagacacacccacacacacaaacacacgtgatGTAGATGTTAATGATCTTATAAGTGTCTGTTTACAATaatgttctattaaataataatttttgtcatggtattggtatttaagagcagttaaaactgttcggtcaaatttgaccgcgaacagtaaattaaggggggtagcaacaaacagtgtttaa
The Alosa sapidissima isolate fAloSap1 chromosome 14, fAloSap1.pri, whole genome shotgun sequence DNA segment above includes these coding regions:
- the gramd2aa gene encoding GRAM domain-containing protein 2A isoform X3, with amino-acid sequence MTEQQEQSEDVGLLTPPDLPEPLKEEDTQNPPQFRVQLIDDLSYEDVKKCYRGSTVSKYNSQYHKLFQTVPKEEILMKVYSCALLRDILLQGRLYISRNWLCFYANLFGKDIKVAIPVVSVRLVKKHKTAGLVPNGLAITTDTSQKYVFVSLLSRDSVYDVLRRICTHLQVNGKKSLSLKQFMEEPNSLSLVSLGLLACVPVASLSDEFPVPDEFPVAEEFPPVLKWRRKPSVASVSSSLPDLLGNSASSLSAVDTPFQTDEPLEESGLETDKILLTEPVPELGQMEYQLLKFFILLIILLILSSCYLAFRVCSLEQQLSFLNHNPALTLRER
- the gramd2aa gene encoding GRAM domain-containing protein 2A isoform X1, with amino-acid sequence MGCTIYAASPEAPLEGSDPAKRPNDSSTRRPHTRQRPRSMTEQQEQSEDVGLLTPPDLPEPLKEEDTQNPPQFRVQLIDDLSYEDVKKCYRGSTVSKYNSQYHKLFQTVPKEEILMKVYSCALLRDILLQGRLYISRNWLCFYANLFGKDIKVAIPVVSVRLVKKHKTAGLVPNGLAITTDTSQKYVFVSLLSRDSVYDVLRRICTHLQVNGKKSLSLKQFMEEPNSLSLVSLGLLACVPVASLSDEFPVPDEFPVAEEFPPVLKWRRKPSVASVSSSLPDLLGNSASSLSAVDTPFQTDEPLEESGLETDKILLTEPVPELGQMEYQLLKFFILLIILLILSSCYLAFRVCSLEQQLSFLNHNPALTLRER